DNA from Strix aluco isolate bStrAlu1 chromosome 11, bStrAlu1.hap1, whole genome shotgun sequence:
GAACCCACCAGACCCTCCGGCTTCCACGTCCATGGATCGGCCACCCTCGGCGGCTTCGTCTTTGTGGTATGGGCCCGCAGTGGTGGTCACCCCTGGTGGGGTCTGAGGGGAGAGCTTGgctcacccacccaccccacTGACCCTGTCTCTGCCCAGGAGCCCCACATCAGAGCCCTGCACCCCCAATTTGGTCCCCGGGGGGGTGGCACTCACCTCTCGCTCAATGGCACCCACCTCTCAGCGGGCAGCAGCTGGCGGGTGATGGTCAACGGCTCCGAGTGCCCCCTGGCCGGGCAGCCCAGGTacgcccctgccctgccccttcCGGGCACAGCAAGGTCCCTGGCATGGAGATGGTCATGGGGACCCCCCGTGGTCCCACTGTCCCCTCCAGCCATGGCTGCTGTGTTCCCAGCCAGGGCGATGGGGCAATTCGGTGCACAGCTCCCACCGCTGGTGGCCTGGGCGCAGCCTGGGTGGCCCTGTGGATCGACGGGGAGGAGTTCCTGGCCCCCCTGCCCTTCCAGTACCGCCCAGACCCCTTCATTTTGGCCGTCACCCCCAGCTGCAGTTATGAGTGAGTGCATGGGCTCCCTTCCTCTGGGGGGGGACAGCCCCGACctccccactgcccctggctGGGCTGGATGAGGGGCTGGGGACCACGTGCACTCCGGGGCCCTGATCCCTTCTCACCGCAGGGGCTCGATGCTCACCATCACCGGCACCCACCTGGACTCGGTGTATCGCACCAAGATCCGCTTTGAAGCCAGCGGCGTGAAGACTGAAGCCACAGTAAGCACCGGGGCAGGATGCCGTcgccccccagccctgtcctgcccACCCCATTTCCCCGGGCACCGTGACGTGCCGGTGCCCAGCATCCCCCTGTCCGCAGGAGTGTGAGGGCCCGCAggtgccagagcagctgctgtgccgCAGCCCAGCCTTCCCCTTCGAGGGCAAGGTGGAGATGGCGCTGGGGAACCTGAGCGTGCTGCTGGACGGCAACACCGGCCACCGGCTCTTCCGTCTCCACTACTACCCCCGGCCCAAGTTCTTCCCCTTGAATCAGGAGAGCGGGCGCCTCCGCCTCAAGCCCGGCGATGACAAGATCGAGGTGCAAGTATGTGGGGCAGCGGGGTGAGCCAGGGTAGGGGGTCCTACCGCTGGGACCCCCGGGCTCAGGGCACTGTGTCCGGGCAGCAACTGGGGCTGGACACCGTGGCCTCCTGCATGAACATCACCATGATGGTGGGGGGCCGGGACTGCCACCCTAATGTGCTGAAGAATGAGGTGACATGCCGCCTGCCCTGGGACCTGCGCCTGCCCCCCGACGGGGCCCCCGTGGAGGTAGGCACCCCCCCGGGTGGGCAGCCCCCCCCGgtgtcccccaccccatccccactgAGCCCCCGCTTTCCCAGATCTGCATGGATGACGACTGCAAGGcgctgggctgggtgctgcccGCCGCCACCTCGCTGGACCTGGCCaccagcctggccctgggcacCGGCGTCACCTTCCTGGTCTGCTGCATCCTGGCCGCCGTGCTGCTCCGCTGgcgctggaggaagaggaggggtgAGTGCTGCGCTCACCGGGTGCCCCACtgtcccccagccccccgccaccccacCTCACCCCCTGCCCatcccactgctgcctgcagggacGGAGAACCTGGAGCTGCTGGTGCAGCCCGGCCGCAGCGACCCTCCCGCCACCACCCAGCGCCCCGGCGTCGACTACAGGGAGGTGCTGGGTAAGTGGGTGTCACCGGCGGGTGGTGGGATGCTGGGTGCCTGCCCAGCCCTCACCCTGCCTCTGCTTGTCCCGGCAGTGCTGCCCACGGCGGGCAGTCCCGGTCCACTGAGGCCCCGGGCACACTTCGCCGGTGCTGGTGCCGGCGTGGTGGGTGGTGGCTCCCCCATGCCCCTGCTCAGGGCCACATCCTGCTGCCTGGAGGACCTGcggccagagctgctggaggaggtgaaGGACATCCTCATCCCCGAGGAGCGGCTCGTCACCCACCGCCACCAGGTCATCGGCAAAGGTGACGCCACACCCTGATTTGGCTGTGGCACCACCCACTCTCCATGTGTGGTGACAGCTTCATGCCGCCTGTCCCCACAGGGCACTTTGGCAGCGTCTACCATGGCACCTACATGGACCCACTGCTGGGGGACCTCCACTGTGCCGTCAAGTCGCTGCACCGTGAGTAGCACCCGCTCCCACGGCACGGTCCTGCGGCGCTGTCTTGCAGCACGGTCCCGCGGCATGGCACGGCAGCAGGGCGCTCCACGGGTCGGCTCTTGGCAGGCATCACGGAcgtggaggaggtggaggagttCCTGCGCGAGGGCATCCTGATGAAGAGCTTCCACCACCCCCAGGTTCTCTCGCTGCTGGGGGTGTGCCTGCCCCGTCACGGGCTGCCCCTCGTCGTCCTGCCCTACATGCGCCACGGGGACCTGCGCCACTTCATCCGCGCCCAGGAGCGGGTAGGGGGTACCAtggagaggggggggggtggcagcaggaggccaAGGTCACCCCGCTCACTGCTCCCACCCTGCAGAGCCCCACGGTGAAGGATCTCATCGGCTTCGGGCTGCAGGTGGCCCTGGGTATGGAGTACCTGGCCCAGAAGAAGTTTGTGCATCGGGACCTGGCAGCCAGGAACTGCATGTGAGTGCGGCCATGCCCACTGGAGTCCCGCCATGGGGTCACCCCGTGGGCCCAGGGCTGGGCATGGGGGGTGCTGCCTGATggcccccctccccaaaatgtgTCCCACAGGCTGGATGAGACGCTGACAGTGAAGGTGGCTGACTTCGGGCTGGCACGGGATGTGTTCGGCAAGGAGTACTACAGCGTCCGGGAGCACCGCCACGCCAAGCTGCCCGTCAAGTGGATGGCGCTGGAGAGCCTCCAGACCCAAAAATTCACCACCAAGTCAGATGTGGTAAGCACAACCCCCACCCCCTGACCCCCATCCCAATCCCACCCCGCCATGGTGACTCTCTGCTCCACAGTGGTCCTTTGGGGTGCTCATGTGGGAGCTGCTGACACGGGGGGCATCGCCGTACCCTGGAGTGGACCCCTATGACATGGCCCGCTACCTACTGCGGGGGAGACGCCTGccacagccctgccactgccCCGACACCCtgtgagtggggctggggggtgggcaGGGTGGCTGGAGTGGGGTCCCGGGGGGCCACCATCGCTGACAGAGGTGTCGGAGCAGGTACGGGGTGATGCTGAACTGCTGGGCGCCAGCGCCTGAGGAGAGGCCATCCTTCACGGGGCTGGTGGGTGAGCTGGAGCGTGTCCTGGCCAAGTTGGAGGGCGAGCACTACGTCAACCTGGCCGTCACCTATGTCAACCTGGAGCGTGgcccccccttccctcctgcccccctgGGGCAGCTGCCCGatggtgaggatgaggatgaggataaCGAccatgaggaggaagaggaggaagaggaagaaaaggagaaggacaCAGCCGTGTGCTGATGGGGTACCCTGCACTGTGGGGGCTCCTGGACCCCCATACACCGTGGGGACACTCCCTCTAGGAGGGATGCAGCGTGCAGTGGGTGCTATGGGGCACCCTCCCTATGGGATGGatgctgggaggcagctgggtgctgtgggtgctctCCCACAGCACACACCCAGACTGCTGGGTGCTCCCCAGGCTTGGTCCCACACCACGGGGTGCCGTGGGGCTCAGTCCTGCactggctgggtgctggggggctcagccccacagcgGTGAGGCTGTGCTGTGGGGTCTGGGGCTCAGCCCACAGCGGCGGGGTGCCAGGGGCCCCAGGCTCAGCCCCCCAGCCATGAGGCTGTGCTGTGGGGCCCCAGCTCAGCCGCAGTGAGTGCCATGGGGTGGCCTGACCCACCCAGGGGTCCCATGGGGTTTCCAACCCCTCGACTGCTCAAATCGCTTATTAAAacctaattatatttttttcccaggctgAGGCTGTGTCTTTGAGGGGGCCCATGCCCCGGGTTGGCAGCACCCCTGTCCCCCTGAGTGGGGGGAGCTCCCTGCCCCggctccccacccccccgggggcacCCACCTCGTGGGGGGCGTGGGTGAGGGTGCACCCACCGTTCCCGTGCCAGCCACGGGAGGGCACCTGCACACCAGTGCTGGCGTGGCCACCCCGAGCACCCGCCGAGCACCGTGGCCACCCCAGTGCCCGCCATGCCAGGCCACCCTACGCGCCCTGGGTCCCACCCCTGTGCTCGGGGTGGGGGAGTGCACACAGGCGTCTAGGAGGTGATGTTGGCACCAGGCAAAAGGATTTTTCTAAAAATCCCCCTCCTGGCTGCCTCTGGCCAGAGCCCACAGCCCTGTTCACCTGCGATCCCAAACAGCAGCGGGTGCCAAGCTGTGCCCCCCGCCTCTGCCCCCTTACCTGGGCAGTTGGGGGCCGTGGCAGGGAGGTGGCATCTCGCTGGGTACAGCCCTTTCCACCCTCTTCAGCTGTGGCTAAATAtagccccagcagctctgccagcagctctgccagccggGGTGGGCTCTGCCAGCCGGGTGGGCTCGAGG
Protein-coding regions in this window:
- the MST1R gene encoding macrophage-stimulating protein receptor, translated to MGLSCRVGLLLVLTLVPLGTSTWQCPRIPYSSTRNFSVPYTLPGLDAGSPVQNVAVFADSAGPAAVFVAIRNRILLASPELRLLSVLVTGPVGSAECEICRLCPTTTDGPEDTDNVLLLLDPLEPWLYSCGTARHGLCYQHQLEVQDGQVAITTTHCLYSATGNSPASCPDCVASPLGTSATVVATSYASLFYLGSTINSSVAARYSPQSVSIRRLKGTLDGFSDDFQWLTVLPQHRDNYTIHYVHSFTDGDHVYFLTVQPERPGSAAYHTRLARLSTHERDLRRYRELVLDCRFESKRRRRRRRSGEEDGEWDVAYNVLQAAHAAHPGARLARDLGINDTDMVLFGAFAESRPESRVPRENSAVCAFPLRLLNQAMEEGMEKCCGTGHQPLLRGLSFFQPVQYCPHNVNLSAPVANTSCWDQPTLVPAASHKVDLFNGQLAGVLLTSIFVTALGDVTVAHMGTAEGRVFQMVLQRSSSYLLTLANFSLGEPGPVRGAMGLQSHSLFFTVGTKVWRLNVTGPGCRHFSTCQRCLRAEGFMGCGWCGDRCTRRHECAGPWVQDSCPPVLTDFHPRSAPLRGRTRVTLCGMTFRSHLDPDPSRSPPGTYRVTVGQRGCAVLPEESRSHRPLPTSRRKDFVDVLVCELEPGSPMAAGGPADVVLTVEEPTRPSGFHVHGSATLGGFVFVEPHIRALHPQFGPRGGGTHLSLNGTHLSAGSSWRVMVNGSECPLAGQPSQGDGAIRCTAPTAGGLGAAWVALWIDGEEFLAPLPFQYRPDPFILAVTPSCSYEGSMLTITGTHLDSVYRTKIRFEASGVKTEATECEGPQVPEQLLCRSPAFPFEGKVEMALGNLSVLLDGNTGHRLFRLHYYPRPKFFPLNQESGRLRLKPGDDKIEVQQLGLDTVASCMNITMMVGGRDCHPNVLKNEVTCRLPWDLRLPPDGAPVEICMDDDCKALGWVLPAATSLDLATSLALGTGVTFLVCCILAAVLLRWRWRKRRGTENLELLVQPGRSDPPATTQRPGVDYREVLVLPTAGSPGPLRPRAHFAGAGAGVVGGGSPMPLLRATSCCLEDLRPELLEEVKDILIPEERLVTHRHQVIGKGHFGSVYHGTYMDPLLGDLHCAVKSLHRITDVEEVEEFLREGILMKSFHHPQVLSLLGVCLPRHGLPLVVLPYMRHGDLRHFIRAQERSPTVKDLIGFGLQVALGMEYLAQKKFVHRDLAARNCMLDETLTVKVADFGLARDVFGKEYYSVREHRHAKLPVKWMALESLQTQKFTTKSDVWSFGVLMWELLTRGASPYPGVDPYDMARYLLRGRRLPQPCHCPDTLYGVMLNCWAPAPEERPSFTGLVGELERVLAKLEGEHYVNLAVTYVNLERGPPFPPAPLGQLPDGEDEDEDNDHEEEEEEEEEKEKDTAVC